In one Antennarius striatus isolate MH-2024 chromosome 15, ASM4005453v1, whole genome shotgun sequence genomic region, the following are encoded:
- the LOC137608849 gene encoding zinc finger and BTB domain-containing protein 26-like, which yields MTMGCSQDTVCFCFPAHSNPTLSKMNVLRETHTFCDITLLLGTSLGPAGQHRFHGHRVVLAASSDFLRDQFLLHEGQAELYVGVISNMEAGKRLILSCFTGLLEVPLRDLVNYLTAASALQMSQVVEKCAQVLSQYLGPMLAFLNMERPSKEKTIQQADNHQEEKDAAQSITSIQEGQIEKRKEVVIQTKSKVGQRDKPDRKEQKEGRDDRDLITGKSELPEDAECFLKSLDFKEIRSIKSIGTGGSSSQHEELVDSSCNQDEKAEKEQRDKKVIASAEAQLHECRELVESNLLYLSGEHLPKIQSSGTEQTEDSGSISAHRPYLCRRCNRVFQHQDSYRGHLKQHRQYLCLVCGKGFSQKTMLIQHIHIHTTVRPLQCSLCRKMFSQTASLAEHLNLGSADKIHNHNSCAMSYAHKSVL from the exons ATGACCATGGGTTGCTCCCAGGACACTGTGTGCTTCTGTTTTCCTGCCCACAGTAACCCCACCCTCAGTAAAATGAATGTGctgagagagacacacactttctgtgATATCACACTTCTCCTTGGCACTTCACTAGGCCCAGCTGGCCAGCATCGTTTCCATGGTCACAGAGTGGTGCTTGCTGCATCTTCCGACTTCCTACGTGACCAATTCTTGCTCCACGAAGGCCAGGCTGAGCTTTATGTGGGGGTCATTTCTAATATGGAGGCTGGCAAGAGACTTATTCTATCCTGCTTCACTGGGCTTTTAGAG GTTCCTCTGAGAGATCTGGTAAACTACCTAACTGCAGCCAGTGCACTCCAGATGAGTCAGGTGGTGGAGAAGTGTGCCCAAGTTCTTTCCCAGTATCTAGGTCCTATGCTTGCGTTCTTAAACATGGAGAGACCCTCAAAGGAGAAAACAATACAGCAAGCAGACAACCATCAAGAGGAAAAGGATGCAGCCCAATCAATCACCAGCATCCAGGAAGGACAGattgaaaaaaggaaagaggtTGTGATCCAGACCAAATCAAAGGTCGGCCAAAGAGACAAACCGGATCGTAAAGAACAGAAGGAGGGCAGAGATGACAGGGATTTAATAACTGGAAAGTCAGAGCTGCCTGAAGATGCAGAATGTTTCCTCAAGTCATTAGACTTTAAAGAAATTCGCTCAATTAAGTCAATAGGAACTGGAGGAAGTTCTAGTCAGCATGAGGAATTGGTAGACAGTTCCTGCAATCAAGAtgaaaaagcagagaaagagcaaagagacaaaaaagtaATTGCATCAGCAGAAGCTCAACTGCACGAATGTAGGGAGCTGGTAGAATCCAATCTACTCTATCTCTCTGGAGAACATCTGCCAAAGATTCAAAGTTCAGGCACTGAACAGACTGAAGATTCTGGCAGCATATCGGCCCACAGGCCCTACCTGTGTAGGAGGTGCAACAGAGTCTTCCAGCACCAGGACAGTTACAGGGGCCACCTGAAGCAGCACAGACAGTACTTGTGTTTAGTCTGTGGAAAAGGATTTTCCCAGAAGACAATGCTGATACAGCACATACACATCCACACTACTGTCAGGCCCCTTCAATGTTCCCTGTGTCGGAAGATGTTTTCCCAGACAGCATCGTTGGCAGAACACCTCAACTTAGGCTCAGCAGACAAGATACACAATCATAACTCCTGTGCCATGAGCTATGCACACAAGTCAGTTCTCTGA
- the LOC137608018 gene encoding tyrosine-protein kinase JAK2-like, which produces MDTPTSSPTAHCNGLHSDQDPTAFTDPKQVRDSTCLTVHLYYLGENRGGGGANVSESTLTFPSGEYVAEEVCINAAKTCGIAPVYCSLFGLMRESDHIWFPPNHIFKLQPPATENLQFRIRYYFPGWYNSGRSLYTHRYGISKGLESPVVDDCVMAYLFCQWRSDFLNGWVHIPISYEVQEECLGMAVLDMMRVAKERGQSPMSICSDTSYKSFLPKSVQLRIQEYNMFTRKRIRYRFKRFIQQFSECKATVCNLKLKYLMSLEVLLPSLYCERFHVTDLSSHKVTIVVMGNKGIQWSKGKKEDGAEEELQTYCDFPEVIDISIKQANKEGSVESRIVTLTRQDNQILELEFHMLSEALSFVSLVDGYYRLVADSHHYLCKEVAPPRLLECLQSYCHGPVSMEFTIGKLRRSGNHQGLYILRCSPRDYDKYFMSFVVGYETMVDYKHCQIVKTEAGQYILSGAKRSFGSLKELLHCYQREALRTDGYTFQLMRCCPPTLKDKSNLLVCRNNQEEEVPLSPSLHKRNISQMVFHKIRKEDLVFNESLGQGTFTKIFCGVRKEQGDYGEIHQMDVVIKILDKAHRNYSESFYEAASMMSQLSHKHLLLNYGVCVCGDENMMVQEYGKHGSLDTYMKKHKGFVNITWKLEVAKQLSWAMHYLEDKNIIHGNVCAKNVLLIREEDRTMGSLPFIKLSDPGISITVLPREVLVEHIPWVPPECIENPQNLSLATDKWGFGTTLWEICSGGDKPLSTLDCSKKNLFYEDRHQLPAPKWTELANLINSCMDYEPSYRPSFRAIIRDLNSLFTPDYELLVESDMVPNRTRGSGFPWAFEKQEPTQFEERHLIFLKQLGKGNFGSVEMCRYDPLQDSTGEVVAVKKLQHSTTEHLRDFEREIEILKSLQHENIVKYKGVCYSAGRRNLRLIMEYLPYGSLRDYLIKHKDHFDSNKLLHYAWQICKGMDYLAIKRYIHRDLATRNILVESEMRVKIGDFGLTKVLPQDKEYYTVREPGESPIFWYAPESLTESKFSVASDVWSFGVVLYELFTHSDKNYSPPAVFMDKMGNEKQGQMIVYHLIDLLKQGFRLPAPDNCPKEIHKMMMDCWNGEPRLRPTFKTLTHSVETVRDSMDR; this is translated from the exons ATGGATACTCCCACCTCCAGTCCCACAGCACATTGCAATGGCCTCCACTCTGACCAGGATCCAACCGCCTTTACCGATCCCAAGCAAGTCCGGGATTCCACCTGCCTCACAGTCCACCTTTACTACCTTGGGGAGAAtagaggagggggtggagcaAATGTTTCGGAGAGTACACTCACGTTCCCATCTGGGGAGTATGTCGCAGAGGAAGTGTGCATCAATGCAGCAAAAACCTGTG gcaTTGCTCCAGTCTACTGTAGTCTCTTTGGTCTGATGAGGGAAAGTGACCACATATGGTTCCCTCCAAATCATATCTTTAAGTTGCAGCCGCCGGCCACTGAGAACTTACAGTTCAGAATCAG ATATTACTTTCCTGGCTGGTATAACAGTGGCAGGTCATTGTATACTCATCGCTACGGGATATCCAAGGGGCTGGAGAGCCCTGTGGTCGATGATTGTGTCATGGCATACCTTTTTTGCCAG TGGCGTAGTGACTTCCTGAATGGCTGGGTTCATATTCCAATAAGCTATGAAGTCCAGGAAGAGTGTCTGGGCATGGCAGTGTTGGACATGATGAGAGTTGCCAAAGAGAGGGGTCAGTCCCCCATGAGCATTTGCAGTGACACCAG CTACAAATCCTTTCTGCCCAAGAGCGTGCAACTACGCATTCAAGAATATAACATGTTTACTCGGAAGAGGATCCGGTATCGCTTCAAGAGATTCATCCAGCAGTTCAGCGAATGCAAGGCCACAGTGTGTAACCTGAAGCTCAAATACCTAATGAGCCTGGAGGTGCTGCTACCCTCCCTCTACTGTGAGCGCTTTCACGTCACCGACCTCTCTTCGCACAAGGTTACCATTGTTGTCATGGGCAACAAGGGCATACAATGGTCAAAAGGGAAAAAGgaagatggagcagaggag GAGCTACAGACGTACTGTGACTTCCCAGAGGTGATAGACATCAGCATCAAACAGGCCAATAAGGAGGGCTCCGTGGAGAGTCGCATAGTTACCCTCACCAGACAGGACAACCAGATCCTG GAGCTGGAGTTTCACATGCTCTCAGAGGCTCTGTCATTCGTGTCATTGGTTGATGGTTATTACAGACTGGTTGCCGACTCCCACCATTACCTATGTAAAGAAGTGGCTCCGCCGAGACTTTTGGAGTGCCTTCAGAGCTACTGCCACGGCCCTGTGTC GATGGAGTTCACGATTGGTAAGCTGCGTCGCAGTGGCAACCACCAAGGCCTGTACATCCTTCGATGCAGTCCAAGGGACTATGACAAATACTTCATGTCCTTTGTGGTCGGG TATGAGACTATGGTGGACTATAAGCACTGTCAGATAGTGAAAACGGAGGCGGGTCAGTACATTCTGAGTGGCGCTAAGAGGAGCTTTGGATCACTGAAGGAACTTCTGCACTGCTACCAGAGGGAGGCGCTGCGCACTGACGGCTACACATTCCAGCTGATGAGATGCTGCCCACCTACTCTGAAAG ATAAATCCAACCTGCTCGTGTGTAGAAATAACCAAGAAGAAGAGGTTCCTCTGTCGCCCTCTCTCCACAAACGCAACATCAGCCAGATGGTCTTCCACAAGATCCGAAAAGAGGACCTCGTCTTT AATGAGAGTCTGGGTCAAGGAACGTTCACCAAGATCTTCTGTGGGGTGAGGAAAGAGCAGGGAGACTACGGAGAGATACATCAGATGGATGTTGTGATCAAGATCCTGGACAAAGCCCACCGCAACTATTCAGAG TCCTTTTATGAAGCAGCCAGCATGATGAGCCAGCTCTCTCACAAGCACTTGCTCCTCAATTATGGCGTGTGTGTTTGCGGAGATGAGA ACATGATGGTGCAGGAGTACGGTAAACACGGTTCTCTAGACACCTACATGAAAAAGCATAAAGGTTTTGTTAACATCACCTGGAAACTAGAAGTGGCCAAGCAGCTGTCTTGGGCTATGCACTACCTG GAGGATAAGAACATTATTCATGGAAATGTTTGTGCCAAGAATGTCCTTCTGATCAGAGAGGAGGATCGGACAATGGGAAGCCTGCCCTTCATCAAGCTCAGCGACCCGGGCATCAGCATCACTGTGCTGCCCAGAGAAG TTCTGGTGGAGCACATCCCGTGGGTTCCCCCAGAATGCATTGAAAACCCCCAAAACCTGAGTCTGGCAACGGACAAATGGGGCTTTGGGACCACCCTCTGGGAAATCTGCAGTGGTGGAGACAAACCTCTCAGCACCCTGGACTGCTCCAag AAGAACTTGTTCTATGAGGACAGGCATCAGCTGCCGGCTCCTAAATGGACAGAGCTGGCCAATCTAATCAACAGCTGTATGGACTATGAGCCTTCGTACCGACCGTCCTTCAGAGCGATCATCAGAGATCTCAACAGTCTTTTTACTCCAG ACTATGAACTGCTGGTGGAGAGCGATATGGTTCCTAACAGGACAAGAGGCTCCGGCTTCCCATGGGCCTTTGAGAAGCAGGAGCCCACCCAGTTCGAGGAGAGGCACCTGATCTTTCTCAAGCAGCTCGGCAAA GGAAACTTCGGCAGCGTGGAGATGTGCCGGTACGATCCCTTGCAGGACAGCACAGGAGAAGTGGTGGCCGTCAAGAAGCTACAGCACAGCACCACTGAGCACCTCAGGGACTTTGAGCGGGAAATTGAAATTCTTAAATCTCTCCAGCACGAAAACATTGTAAAATACAAAGGAGTCTGCTACAGTGCAG GACGAAGGAACCTGCGGCTGATAATGGAGTATCTCCCCTATGGCAGCTTGAGAGATTATCTCATCAAACACAAAGACCACTTCGATTCCAATAAACTGCTACACTACGCGTGGCAGATTTGCAAG GGTATGGACTACCTTGCCATCAAGCGATACATCCACAGAGACCTCGCGACCAGAAACATCCTGGTGGAGAGCGAGATGAGGGTGAAAATTGGAGACTTTGGCCTGACGAAGGTTCTGCCACAGGACAAAGAGTATTACACCGTCAGAGAGCCGGGGGAAAGCCCCATCTTCTG GTACGCTCCAGAGTCTCTGACTGAGAGTAAGTTCTCTGTGGCATCAGATGTTTGGAGTTTTGGTGTCGTACTCTATGAACTCTTCACCCACAGTGACAAGAACTACAGCCCACCAGCG GTTTTTATGGACAAGATGGGAAATGAAAAGCAAGGCCAGATGATTGTGTACCACCTCATAGACCTGTTGAAACAGGGATTCAGGTTGCCTGCCCCTGATAATTGTCCAAAGGAG ATTCACAAGATGATGATGGACTGCTGGAACGGTGAACCGAGACTTCGCCCTACATTTAAGACATTAACCCACAGTGTGGAGACTGTACGCGACAGCATGGACAGATGA